The stretch of DNA CGGTGGCAGGGGACGATTGCGTCCCTTCGCCGACGACCATCCCCTGCGCCCCGCCAAGAAAGATCGGGACGCCGCTGCCTATCACATGGTAGGTCGGATCGTTTGCAAGCGGCGATAAGGCCCCGGCGCCCGAATACGAGACGTTCCCGCAGTTCGGGAGGAGGGTGCCCATATAGGTGTGGAGGACGCGGTCGGTGGAGTTGGCCGCCGCATTGTAGCACTGGTATGCGTTTCTGGGATTCAGCATCGTAGCGGTGTTGAAGTCTTCAAGGAGGAGGTTCGTGGTGACCGTCCGCAACGGGTAGCAGTCGGTGCCTCGCGACATCGCCCGCAGTTCCACCGAACGGCCGGAAATGAGATCCTCGATCACATGCGCACCGCCATAGCGGTCGCCCTGTGTCGTCGACTGCTGGGTTGCGCCAAGATAGGCGTCGACCGCCGCAACGCCGGCATAGGCCTCGACGTCGTTGAGCCAGACCCTCTCCATCCGTATCGGCGGGTCTGCATGACCGAAGTTAAAAAAGGCGCCTGAGGAGCACATGGCGCCGAAGGTCCCGGTGGTGACGACGTCCACCTCTCTCAGCGCCGCCTCCTCGCCCAGTTCGGCGACGATGTCAGGCATCTCCTCGGCCGTGACAACGCGCGCATTGCCATCGCGTATTCTTATATTGATCTCGTCTATGGATTTCTCCATAGTGGTGTATTTATCCCGCATATTTATAGGTCTTTCTTATTACTAATAGTAATACGTGCCTTCATTAGCGGAGAGCGAGACCTGTGAATATGCACATTGCAGACCTGATCGCCCACCTCGAGGAGATCGCCCCCCCTGAACTCGCCGAAGACTATGACACCGGCAGGATCGGACGCATCATCGAAGGACGGGATGAGGTCGAGACCGTCTGTTGCGCCCTCGACGCCACACCGGCCGTTGCCGCGGCCGCCGCCAGTATGGGGGCCGGACTCCTTATCGTCCACCACACCCCCCTCTGGGAGCCGCTGACCGCGATCACCGGCCGCACCGCCGCGGTCCTCCGCCCACTCTTTGCCGGGGAGGTCAATCTCTATGTGATGCACACGAACTTCGACCGCGCCCCGGGCGGAGTGAACGACACCCTTGCCGATATCCTCGGCCTCGCCGATCCGGTGCCGATGACGATCGGGCTTGTCGGCAGGTGCACCGCAGGACTCGACGAGATGGCGGCACGGATCGGCGGCAACGTGCGGGTCTGGGGAGAGATCAACGACCCCGACCGTCTTGCCGTCGTCGGCGGGAGCGGGTTCGACCCCGCCCTGATCGCAGAGGCAGTCGCCCTCGGTGCCGACGCCTTCCTCTCGGCAGAACTGAAGCACCATGTGGCCCGGACATCCCCGCTCCCCTGCATCGAGTCGACGCACTACGCCCTCGAAGCCCCGGCGATGCGGGCGCTCGCCGAACGGTCAGGGTGGGAGTACCTCGAAGACCGGCCGGCAGTCCGCACGATCGCATGAAAGAACTGTTTGACCGGATCAGAAGTGAGGACCTTACCGCGGCCCTCAGGGAGGAGGTCGTCAGGACGTACCGCGACCGGGGGCGAAAAGCCCTGGCCGCCGTGGACGCCGGGGCGGTGAGGCGGTACCTCGATTTTTTCGTGGTCAGCGGGCGGACGGCGGAGTACGTCGTCGAGGACGATTTCTGCACCTGCAAGGACTTCACCTACCGCGGGGGGTGCTGCTGGCATATCCTCGCCGTCAGGATCGCTCTTGCATCAGACTGCTTTGAACGGCGGGAGGAGTGGTATATCGATCATCTGCAGGGAGACGGTATCACAACAAACAATATAATGAACAATTCCGAATAATAGATTATTAAGACGTGGTTTTGAATGCTCGAAGAAGAGTATCAACTTGAATATTTCAAATCCCAGGGACTGGTTCGGAAGGTCTGCAGCAAGTGCGGGGC from Methanofollis liminatans DSM 4140 encodes:
- a CDS encoding Nif3-like dinuclear metal center hexameric protein, whose translation is MHIADLIAHLEEIAPPELAEDYDTGRIGRIIEGRDEVETVCCALDATPAVAAAAASMGAGLLIVHHTPLWEPLTAITGRTAAVLRPLFAGEVNLYVMHTNFDRAPGGVNDTLADILGLADPVPMTIGLVGRCTAGLDEMAARIGGNVRVWGEINDPDRLAVVGGSGFDPALIAEAVALGADAFLSAELKHHVARTSPLPCIESTHYALEAPAMRALAERSGWEYLEDRPAVRTIA
- a CDS encoding SWIM zinc finger family protein, producing the protein MKELFDRIRSEDLTAALREEVVRTYRDRGRKALAAVDAGAVRRYLDFFVVSGRTAEYVVEDDFCTCKDFTYRGGCCWHILAVRIALASDCFERREEWYIDHLQGDGITTNNIMNNSE